One Clarias gariepinus isolate MV-2021 ecotype Netherlands chromosome 5, CGAR_prim_01v2, whole genome shotgun sequence genomic region harbors:
- the hat1 gene encoding histone acetyltransferase type B catalytic subunit, producing MADMNAMEKKLAEYKCDTNEAICLKLVRFPEDIDDESTTFHPEYSHQLYGDDEVAFGYKGLQIQLYYTAGNLSTLFKVKYTSRVTETFDCVQPDDVEGKIREIIPQGFISNTDDFISLLEKEANFKPFGSLLHTYKVHNEEEGADLTYLINKADVSCPGFREYHERLQTFLMWYIETASFIDIDDDRWDFFLVFEKYNKDGETLYATVGYMTVYNYYVYPDKTRPRVSQMLILPPFQGEGHGAQLLETVHRFYCNLPKVQDITAEDPSDNYVKLRDFVLVKLCMDLPSFSTEKLALGFSEEMATEARDKLKINKKHARRVYEILRLRNTDMSDEQKAKDFRLEVKKRLFGPYRKNQRELTKMRKCLRPEELASHINQIDTNLQHEELEKSYQDVLADYRRVLERLAQA from the exons ATGGCGG ATATGAATGCAATGGAGAAGAAACTGGCAGAATACAAGTGTGACACCAATGAggcaatttgtttaaaattag TACGTTTCCCAGAGGACATAGATGATGAAAGTACAACGTTCCACCCTGAGTACAGTCATCAGCTGTATGGTGATGA TGAAGTGGCGTTTGGATACAAAGGTCTGCAGATTCAGCTTTACTACACAGCTGGCAACTTGAGCACGCTGTTCAAAGTGAAGTATACTTCCAGGGTCACAGAGACGTTTGACTGTGTGCAG CCTGATGATGTGGAGGGGAAGATCAGAGAGATCATTCCTCAAGGCTTTATCTCCAACACAGATGACTTTATCTCTCTTTTGGAAAAGGAGGCTAACTTCAAGCCATTTGGCAGCCTCTTGCACACCTACAAAGTTCACAATGAGGAAGAGGGAGCAGACCTTACTTATCTGATCAACAAG GCAGATGTCTCATGTCCCGGATTCAGAGAATATCACGAGCGTCTTCAGACATTCCTTATGTGGTACATCGAAACAGCCAGCTTTATTGATATAGATGATGATCGCTGGGACTTCTTCCTTGT ATTTGAGAAATACAATAAGGACGGGGAGACTCTCTACGCTACGGTTGGCTACATGACAGTGTATAATTACTACGTATACCCAGACAAAACCAGACCACGTGTTAG TCAGATGCTGATCCTGCCACCATTTCAGGGTGAAGGTCATGGAGCCCAGTTGTTAGAGACAGTTCACCGGTTCTACTGCAATTTACCCAAAGTTCAGGATATTACAG CGGAAGACCCATCTGACAATTATGTAAAATTGAGGGACTTTGTGCTGGTCAAGCTGTGCATGGATCTACCTTCTTTCTCCACTGAAAAACTGGCCCTGGGCTTCAGTGAAGAAATGGCTACTGAAGCTCGCGATAAACTCAAAATCAACAAG AAGCATGCCAGGCGGGTATACGAGATTCTCCGTCTCAGGAACACAGACATGAGTGATGAACAAAAGGCCAAAGACTTTCGGCTAGAGGTGAAGAAAAGACTCTTTGGGCCTTACAGA AAGAACCAGCGTGAGCTGACAAAGATGCGCAAGTGTTTACGTCCAGAGGAATTGGCATCCCACATCAATCAGATAGACACAAACCTGCAACATGAAGAACTGGAGAAAAGCTACCAGGATGTTCTGGCAGACTATCGCAGAGTGCTCGAAAGACTGGCCCAGGCATGA